Within Citrus sinensis cultivar Valencia sweet orange chromosome 1, DVS_A1.0, whole genome shotgun sequence, the genomic segment ACTCACTGATCTCTTCTgtttaagtttaaatttagaattttgaacTTTGGAGCTTGTTAATTGGGTGAAAAGAATAaagggttttaattttatttggtgCAGTGATATACTTTCGCGGTTCGCGCAGTTGGTGAGAGGCCGGGTGATTTGAAGCTAgggttttgattatttttatattctaatgaattttggttgtttttgCGGTTTTTGAATAAGTTGTGGAGTGAGTTTGATCATTTAGGGTTTTGGGTTATTGGGAAGATGAGATTTGGGTTTGCATTGTATGGCTTGTGTATGGGTGAATTTAGAGTTGTGTGGAAACGGaaacaactttaattttgGTTTGTAATTGAGGTAATTgggtttttgttttcattatttattttatttggttcaTTGTGTTTTGAGTCTGTTTATAGAGATATGCAGAGTTTTGagagtttgatttgaattGGAGGGTAAGGGGGTGGGTGAATTCTGGGTTGTTTGAATGTGGGAATAAAAGGCAatttggtgttttttttttttaattttctgtggATTTGCGGTTCCGCGGATGGTGTATGAATCTGTTTGTTGAGAAATGCAACCTCAGCAGGGTTCTAGAATTGATTTGGCTGAACTGAAAGCTCAGATTGTGAAGAAGATCGGAGCAGAGAGGtctaaaaagtatttttatagCTTGAATAGGTTTCTAAGTCAGAAGCTAAGTAAAAGTCAGTTTGATCAATCATGTCTTCGCCTGCTTGGGAGGGAGAATCTCCCGCTACACAACCAGTTGATTTGTTCAATCTTGAAGAATGCATGTCAGGCCAAGACGCCGCCACCAGTTCAGGAAACAGTGCTCACTAAATCTGTAACCCATGCAGTAAAAGGTTCTCCTAGTAGAGAAGATGGCCATGAGCAAAGTGGGTCCCTTACtctgaatcaaaatcaaaatgttcCGCCTATTTGGTCAAATGGGGTTTTGCCAGTTTCCCCACGAAAGGTTAGATCTGGGATTCGTGAACGGAAGATCAGGGACAGGCCACCTAGTCTGCTGGGGCCAAATGGAAAAGTATGTGTTTCACATCAGTCGGTGGGTACAGAAGATAGTGGTAGTAGGTTTCACATGGAAAATGGGGATCTGATTACTTGCGATTACCAGAGACCAGTTCAGAATCACCATGCAGTGGCACAGCAATCTGAGAATGAAAAGGAGGAATCAGTTCGACCCACTGAAAAACTAAGAATACCCAGTAAAGATCAGACTGGAGCTGCTGTGTTTGAGGACGGGGAAGAAGTGGAGCAAGCTAACCAATTAAATTTCTCTAGGAGTCCTCTAATTGCGCCTCTTGGGATTCCATTTTGCTCAGCCAGTGTTGGTGGGGCCCAGAAACCTATTTCCATGGCAAATGCTGGTGATTTTGTTAGCTGTTATGACAGCTTTGGATTGTCTGATTCAGAGACGCTACGGAAACGCATGGAGCAGATTGCAGCAGTACAGGGCCTTGGAGGAGTTTCACTCGATTGTGCTAATAAACTGAATAACATGTTGGATGTGTATTTGAAGAGGTTGATCAGGTCATGTGTGGAATTGGTTGGAGCAAGGTCTGCGCATGAGTCAAGAAAGCACCCTGTCAATAAGCAACAGATACCGGGCAGGGTTATAAATGGCATGTGGCCTAGTAATCACTTACACATGCCGCCTTCCAGTGGACATGTAGAAGTTATGCAGGACCAGCGACAGCGATGCTCAATATCTTTGCTTGATTTTAAGGTTGCCATGGAGCTTAATCCACAGCAACTTGGTGAAGATTGGCCATTGTTGCTGGAGAAAATTAGCATGCAATCATTCAAGGAATGAAAAATGCATACAGAGATTTTCCCATAGCTATATTTGCGTCAGTCTGTTCTGGTTCAAAGGGCTTGACGACACTGTTGGAAAGCTTTGAAGAACCCAATTCATTCCTTTTGCCCATGAACCTGATGACTGTTGTTCAGATGATGCTCTTGCCCGTGCAAGATAAGATTATGGGATGAGCATTGCCGAGCATCAAGGTTTCTGTATTCATCCGTTTCAGATCCTGGAAGCATCAGGATATCATTTAACAGCAGCCAAGCGGGGGTTCATCCAAACATAGAACCCCATGCTTGGTTGTTCTGTTGTACAATTATGCTGATATTGGCTGTCTCCTGCCATTGCTGGAGATATTGAGTGTTTCTTGTAAATTACAGCCAATGAAGAATCTAAGAAAGTTTTGCAGGCATACTGTTTTGTAGCTTGGTGAAAGTTAAAATATCACTCATGTAACAGCTGCAGTGTTGCTCTGTTTGTAATTTTAGACTCTGGGAATTGATTGAATTCcaatattaataacaagtTGACATCCATTTTATAGTCCTTGATGTTCATAATTTGAATGTTTTGGGTTATACTATTCCTCCTGAGTATCAGGGAGATGTGTGATTTGCCTGCTGTTAATTTGCCGTCAGGCCGAAAGTTTTTTTGGCTCTGTGGATGCTTCTAAGCTGCTTATTTTGTGTTTCACTTCTCCGAGGGATAAATCTTGTTCTTAACAATTTGAAAGCCATTCGGATCTGGATTTACTTGAATGTTTGATACATTTAAAAGTTGGGCACAGTAGTAAGAACGAAGAAATTATAGTGAAGAATAAAAATGACAAGACTTCATAATAAAGTCCTGAGGAATGCCCATGCTTAATGCCTCATTTCATTAAACATTGCTTCATCGGTAGCTATTAAGTATGTCTTTAATTCGATGCATCAGCTTCCATGAACAAGTGCTTGCTTAGCTGAACTAATCAATATTTTGCTCTAGGTCCTTTGCACGCGTCAATGCCAGTTTTGATGCAGAATGCTTTGTTtcctctttaaaattttgagcagGTAGCCTGCAGATGTTCAACCGTTCAATTTGGACCATTGCACCCGACAATCTGGGTAAATGGAAAGAGAGAGTGTAACTTACAAGACTGCGTGGTGAATGTGCTGTTGAGAATAAAATGCATTACAATCAGCTTTCAGACTCTTCCATGATAGACTGAAATCATCTCAATTGAACTTTCTCCAATTTCTCGTCTCTTCTCTCATAGCAGGCATCtcgaaaagagagagaaaatataatcttGTGGAAGTTGTTTTGTGATGCTCCACATAGGGGCAAGTTCTGGAACTCCCAAATAGAAGCCGTTGTGGCGTGCTCGAAGACTTGCTGAGCCACCAGAAATTTAGCAGGAGGTACGGCTTCGGTGACCCACATGTAACTTATAATAAAGAACCAAGTGTTTTTAAGTATTTCCCTTTTGCTGCTGAAGAGTGAACAACCGCTAGCAGTtgagaaattatttaatagcAACCAATTACGGGCCTTGAGTACTTCCAAGCAGAATGATCGAGTCTGGTTGCCTAGTACTTGTTCTATTCTAGCTTCACGGTAGCCAGCTTCCAGTCAAAgttattttaaactttaatattAAGACAAATTGCAGGAAAAATGCTCCAGTTTTGCTGATAAACAACTGTCTATTTTCCTGAAAGCCACAACACCTCAAATCTCAATCCCCAACTTAGCCCATGTCCTGTTTCCCAGTTGCAAATTCTGTGTTcatattgtttttcttgtcCCTTTATTCAGACAGTTTCGGAGTTCTTCGTTGATGTATGAAGACGAAATTGTCGTGATGTTGGGAGCACTGTTCCTTCAGAGAGCAAGAGCAAGCATCTTATTTCAGTTTATAAAAGGGTTCTTTCGCAATTTCGTACACTTTTGAGCAACAAATCCATTCATAAATATTTGGACTTCTGGTCGTTTGTACTCTTTCTTTATACTCATTTGGCTAGAATGATACGAAAGCATTACAATGTTGTTTGGTACCTCGTTTTCACTCGCACTcgattcaaaaagaaaactaagaaGTGTAATGAAAAATAGAAGGCGTTCAACGAACAAATGGAGAAGTGTCGCAGCAATCAGCACTGCATTTTAGGTACAGTCTTGTTGATGCACAAGGATGAAAGATTACACCCCATCCAACCCAACTAgtgtttttgtaattgatatgTACCACTTTCTCAATTTCTTCCGCGGCAGGAGCCATTCGACAATGATCTTTGTTTGGGGCGTTTCCAAACTTTTTCAGACATTATATTCTTTTAGGACCCACACATTTGACATTCCTTATCCAAGACACTTTTCCGAATggataacataaaatataaacagtagaataatgtaataatgtcGAAAGAACAGCAGCAATTTGCAAGCAAATTTTCATTcacggtttttttttttttaaattgaaaatggaaTTCCCACCGCACAGCAGCAGTGCCCGggtttattaattaatggagACGAAAGACATTTGTTATGTACATTAAGACCAATAAGAACAAAGATGAAGAGATGCACTTAATTTGTACAAATGtcaaatcatgaaaattaaatctcCTACACCACTTAGGATGATGATGGGGACGACGGCGCAGATTCTGCCGGTGCCTTGCAAATAGGGCACCAATTTGTTAGCCGCAGCCATTGCTGTATGCAGAGTACATGATACCTATGCTGACAATGCAATCTCCCCACTTCTTCTCCAACAACATACTCTTCCTGCATAAAATAAGACAAAtatgcttctttttttaaaaaataaaaaataaaaatcc encodes:
- the LOC102628352 gene encoding uncharacterized protein LOC102628352, which codes for MQPQQGSRIDLAELKAQIVKKIGAERSKKYFYSLNRFLSQKLSKSQFDQSCLRLLGRENLPLHNQLICSILKNACQAKTPPPVQETVLTKSVTHAVKGSPSREDGHEQSGSLTLNQNQNVPPIWSNGVLPVSPRKVRSGIRERKIRDRPPSLLGPNGKVCVSHQSVGTEDSGSRFHMENGDLITCDYQRPVQNHHAVAQQSENEKEESVRPTEKLRIPSKDQTGAAVFEDGEEVEQANQLNFSRSPLIAPLGIPFCSASVGGAQKPISMANAGDFVSCYDSFGLSDSETLRKRMEQIAAVQGLGGVSLDCANKLNNMLDVYLKRLIRSCVELVGARSAHESRKHPVNKQQIPGRVINGMWPSNHLHMPPSSGHVEVMQDQRQRCSISLLDFKVAMELNPQQLGEDWPLLLEKISMQSFKE